In Fibrobacter sp., the sequence GGCACCACTGTTATCGGCCACGACGAGTCTGGTTTCTTCTTGAATCATATTCGCCTTACTCCAAAAAGATTATTTCTTCTTTTCCACAATGCGAACCAGGCGCCAGCGCTTAGTTGCAGAGAGGGGACGAGTTTCCATGATTTCTACCAGGTCACCTTCTTCGGCTTCATTGTTTTCGTCATGAGCCTTGAGCTTCTTAGTAGTAGTCATGATTTTGTTGTACATCGGGTGACGCTTGCGGTTTTCAACCACAACCGTGATGGTCTTATCCATCTTGTCAGAAGAGACAAC encodes:
- the rpsQ gene encoding 30S ribosomal protein S17 → MDRNLRKVKQGVVSSDKMDKTITVVVENRKRHPMYNKIMTTTKKLKAHDENNEAEEGDLVEIMETRPLSATKRWRLVRIVEKKK